CGGCATCCTGCCCGAGGGCGGACCGCGCGACCTCAAGGGCCCCTCGACGATGCAGTAACCCCAGGACATCAGGAGCCGGAACACCCATGAAGGCGCGCGTCCATATCACCCTCAAATCCGGCGTTCTCGACCCGCAAGGACGCGCCATCCAGCATGCGCTGGGGGTCATGGGCTTTGCCGGCGTCGAAGATGTCCGCCAGGGCAAATATATCGAGATCGAGCTCAAGGAAACCGACCGCGCCAAGGCCAAGGCCAATCTCGACGCCATGTGCCAGAAGCTCCTGGCGAATACGGTGATCGAGAATTACGCGATCGACTTCGCGGACTGACATCCCATATGACGAGCTTCTCACCCTCCCTCTCCCCCACCCGCGCCGGCAGGGCGCGGGCTTGAAAGGGCGCTCTTCTCCATGAAATCCGCCGTCATCGTATTTCCGGGATCCAATCGCGAGGGCGACGCCTGGCAGGCGCTGGCCGAGGTGACCGGGTCCGCCCCGCAGCTGGTCTGGCATCGCGACAGCGAGCTGCCGAAGGTCGATCTGGTGGTGGTGCCGGGCGGCTTCTCCTATGGCGACTACCTGCGCTGCGGGGCCATCGCCGCTCATTCGCCGATCATGCGCGAGGTCAAGGCGCGCGCTGGCAAGGGCGTGGCGGTCCTGGGTATCTGCAACGGATTCCAGATCCTGACCGAGGCGGGGCTGCTGCCGGGGGCGCTGCTGCGCAATGCGGCGCTCAAATTCGTCTGCCGCAACGTCAACCTCAAGGTCGAGAACAGCCAGACCATGTTCACCGGCGGCTATGAGCAGGGCCAGGTGCTGTCGGTGCCGATCGCGCATCACGACGGCAACTACCATGCGGATGCGGCCACGCTCGACAAGCTCGAGCAGTCGGGCCGCGTCGCCTTCCGCTATTGCGAAGCCAATGGGGCCGTGACGGCGGCCGGAAATCCGAACGGTTCGGCGCGCAACATCGCCGGCATCTTCAACGAAACCAAGACGGTGCTTGGGCTGATGCCGCATCCCGAGAATGCGATCGACATCTTGCTGGGCTCGGTCGATGGCCGCGGACTCTTCCGCAGCCTCGCGGAGGCGCTCTCGTGACCGCTTTCGCCACGACCGCCTCGATCACGCCCAACATCGTCGCCGAGCATGGGCTCACGGCCGACGAATATCAGTCGATCCTCAAGATCATGGGCCGCGCGCCAAATCTGACCGAGCTCGGCATCTTCTCGGTCATGTGGAGCGAGCACTGCTCTTACAAATCCTCGCGGCGCTGGCTGAAGCGGCTGCCGACCGAGGGGCCCGTCGTGATCCAGGGGCCCGGCGAGAATGCCGGCGTGATCGATATCGGCGACGGGCAGGCCGTGGTCTTCAAGATGGAGAGCCACAACCATCCCTCCTTCATCGAGCCCTATCAGGGTGCTGCGACGGGTGTCGGCGGCATCATGCGCGACGT
The nucleotide sequence above comes from Hypericibacter terrae. Encoded proteins:
- the purS gene encoding phosphoribosylformylglycinamidine synthase subunit PurS; this encodes MKARVHITLKSGVLDPQGRAIQHALGVMGFAGVEDVRQGKYIEIELKETDRAKAKANLDAMCQKLLANTVIENYAIDFAD
- the purQ gene encoding phosphoribosylformylglycinamidine synthase subunit PurQ — encoded protein: MKSAVIVFPGSNREGDAWQALAEVTGSAPQLVWHRDSELPKVDLVVVPGGFSYGDYLRCGAIAAHSPIMREVKARAGKGVAVLGICNGFQILTEAGLLPGALLRNAALKFVCRNVNLKVENSQTMFTGGYEQGQVLSVPIAHHDGNYHADAATLDKLEQSGRVAFRYCEANGAVTAAGNPNGSARNIAGIFNETKTVLGLMPHPENAIDILLGSVDGRGLFRSLAEALS